The Echinicola rosea genome has a segment encoding these proteins:
- a CDS encoding arylsulfatase, whose amino-acid sequence MDAQKYALVLILSFFSLLLHSCENAATSVEGPNIILIYADDLGKGMLSHEGQKHLTTPNIDRLAAEGMRFTHATGSMLCAPARASLITGLHDCHAPGFPITNGQMYKHIGDSAHTLQQVEEMINTVLDPIPDAQVFLGQVAQEAGYVTGQFGKLEWGFSASDYQMKRHGWNQYFGYLDHNRAHGFYPPYLFENGQLVNIPGNTREDCGKTIERETQKAFEDRWDMTGKAVYSQDLFMDMVLTFIRDHKNQPFFLYFPTQLPHGPVAVPSVHPEVAASTALTQIEKEYASMVKMLDDNIGQILEELDRLQIAENTLVIFTADNGHEIYYTQEGRVLKPYTNMQTGERFDNLEDKYYSDLAGDIFNGNNGRAGMKRSNLQGGLEVPLVVRWPGKITAGSTSDLLVTNYDWLPTVAEIVGFQGDLATDGVSFLPEMIDKGQTQEHDFIVHSSFEGPTLIAKDGWKLRYFIQKDVFELYYLPDDYREAEDLSAKYPQKRKEMKALLLESCDGNFENGWYRPAVNQLDVASKWRSMH is encoded by the coding sequence ATGGATGCACAAAAATATGCCCTTGTTCTGATTTTATCCTTCTTCAGTTTACTCTTACATAGCTGTGAAAATGCTGCCACCAGCGTAGAAGGTCCCAATATAATTTTAATTTACGCTGACGATCTGGGCAAGGGGATGCTCAGCCATGAAGGTCAAAAGCACCTCACCACGCCAAACATCGATCGCTTGGCTGCAGAAGGAATGCGGTTTACCCATGCGACAGGGAGCATGTTGTGTGCCCCAGCCCGGGCGTCCTTGATCACGGGCCTGCACGATTGCCATGCACCTGGATTTCCGATTACCAATGGACAAATGTACAAGCATATCGGGGATAGTGCCCATACCCTCCAGCAAGTAGAAGAGATGATCAATACCGTGCTAGATCCTATTCCGGATGCTCAGGTGTTTTTGGGACAAGTGGCACAGGAAGCAGGATACGTCACAGGGCAATTTGGTAAATTGGAGTGGGGATTTTCAGCATCTGACTATCAAATGAAGCGTCATGGATGGAACCAGTATTTTGGTTATCTCGACCATAATCGGGCGCACGGTTTTTATCCACCATATCTTTTCGAGAATGGCCAGCTAGTGAACATTCCGGGAAATACGCGTGAAGATTGCGGGAAGACCATCGAGCGTGAGACGCAAAAAGCCTTTGAAGACCGATGGGATATGACGGGCAAAGCCGTTTATTCACAGGATTTGTTTATGGATATGGTGCTCACGTTTATCCGGGACCATAAAAATCAGCCTTTCTTTCTCTATTTTCCTACCCAGCTACCCCATGGACCAGTGGCCGTTCCGTCCGTTCATCCTGAAGTAGCCGCATCCACAGCACTCACCCAAATAGAAAAAGAATATGCTTCTATGGTGAAAATGCTGGACGATAATATTGGCCAAATTTTGGAGGAACTGGACCGGCTGCAGATCGCCGAAAACACGTTGGTCATCTTCACTGCGGATAATGGCCATGAAATTTATTATACCCAAGAGGGCAGGGTCCTGAAACCTTACACCAATATGCAAACGGGTGAGCGATTTGACAATTTGGAAGACAAATATTACAGTGATCTTGCAGGAGATATCTTTAATGGAAATAATGGCCGTGCGGGCATGAAGCGGAGTAATCTACAAGGTGGCCTCGAAGTACCCCTTGTGGTGAGATGGCCCGGCAAAATTACAGCGGGCAGCACTTCTGACCTTTTGGTGACCAATTACGACTGGCTGCCAACTGTAGCGGAGATCGTAGGCTTTCAGGGGGATTTGGCTACTGACGGGGTCAGCTTCTTACCTGAAATGATTGATAAAGGACAAACCCAAGAGCACGATTTTATTGTTCATTCCTCATTTGAAGGGCCTACTTTGATTGCCAAAGATGGCTGGAAATTGCGGTATTTTATCCAAAAAGATGTCTTCGAGCTGTATTACCTTCCTGATGACTATAGAGAAGCAGAAGATCTTTCGGCCAAGTATCCGCAAAAACGTAAAGAGATGAAGGCATTGTTACTTGAATCCTGCGATGGAAATTTTGAAAATGGATGGTACAGGCCTGCTGTCAATCAGTTGGACGTGGCCTCTAAGTGGAGGAGTATGCATTAG
- a CDS encoding TonB-dependent receptor, with protein MKRLLLTAALLLTGMCAMAQHHITGTVKDAETGEALIGANVILEGTGRGSTADMDGAFMIKNVPSGQYQLKVSFVGYEASIQPVDAPSTKLEVLLERNSLLTEEFIVSATRASETTPTTFSTVSKEDLAKNNLGQDMPMLLNYTPSVVTNSDAGAGIGYTGLRIRGSDQTRINVTVNGIPMNDAESHGVFWVNMPDFASSVDNIQIQRGVGTSTNGAATFGASMNIQTDTKKEEAYGEVASSFGSFNSQKYTVQVGSGLLNDRWAVDARLSQIKSDGYVDRATSDLKSYFLSGGYYGDDHVFKVNVFSGKEKTYQAWYGLPEDKLETDRTFNYYTYDNETDNYQQDHYQFIYTGKYGQNWKTHAALHYTYGRGYYEQYRAEDDFASYGLDPVVIGDETIERTDIIRRRWLDNDFFGGVFSVNYVSDDGRWDLILGGGANRYDGDHFGEIIWARVAGDTDIRDRYYDNNAVKDDRNIYAKGTYEVADRLYLFGDLQFRQIDYRFEGVNDDQRVVDGAQHYNFFNPKFGISYESGKGETWYASYAVANREPVRSDFTDNPITEIPRPERLHNVEAGIRAQKGNFSYNANFYYMGYKDQLILTGQINDVGAYIRENVDNSYRAGIELDGAVKLSPKWTLGGNIAFSSNKIDAFTEYVDDYSSEVFQQEEFTYENTDIAFSPNIVGSAMVDFQPIKDMEVSWMAKFVDDQYLDNTQNDGRKLDAFFTNDIRFAYTLRPRFLKALEFNVKVNNVFDVMYEPNGYTFSYFVQGEANREVVTENYYYPMAGTNFMAGVNVKF; from the coding sequence ATGAAACGTTTATTGCTGACTGCAGCATTGCTGCTGACAGGGATGTGTGCCATGGCACAACATCACATCACCGGTACTGTAAAGGATGCCGAAACCGGTGAAGCACTTATCGGTGCCAATGTAATCTTAGAGGGCACTGGTCGGGGAAGTACCGCGGACATGGATGGTGCTTTCATGATCAAAAATGTCCCTAGCGGGCAATACCAGCTTAAGGTGTCTTTTGTTGGATATGAGGCAAGTATTCAGCCTGTAGATGCTCCAAGCACAAAATTAGAGGTCCTGTTGGAGCGTAATTCTCTGCTGACAGAAGAATTTATCGTTTCTGCTACCAGGGCTTCTGAAACCACGCCCACGACCTTCTCTACCGTAAGCAAGGAGGACCTTGCCAAAAACAACCTCGGTCAGGACATGCCCATGTTGCTGAATTACACGCCATCTGTGGTGACCAATTCAGATGCCGGAGCAGGTATCGGCTACACAGGCCTGCGGATCAGGGGATCCGACCAGACAAGGATCAATGTTACGGTAAATGGAATCCCGATGAATGATGCCGAATCCCATGGCGTTTTCTGGGTAAATATGCCTGATTTTGCCAGCTCAGTGGACAATATCCAGATCCAACGTGGTGTGGGCACGTCCACCAATGGTGCGGCTACTTTTGGCGCCAGCATGAACATCCAGACGGATACCAAAAAGGAAGAAGCGTATGGTGAGGTGGCTTCCTCGTTTGGGTCTTTTAATTCCCAAAAATATACCGTCCAAGTTGGTTCAGGACTTCTGAATGATCGCTGGGCTGTGGATGCCCGCCTTTCCCAGATCAAATCTGACGGCTATGTGGACAGGGCTACATCTGACCTGAAATCCTATTTCCTATCTGGCGGCTATTACGGTGATGACCACGTCTTCAAAGTCAATGTCTTCTCTGGCAAAGAAAAAACCTATCAGGCATGGTATGGACTTCCAGAAGATAAATTGGAGACCGACAGGACATTTAATTATTACACCTATGACAATGAGACCGATAATTACCAGCAAGACCATTACCAATTTATCTATACTGGGAAATACGGCCAAAACTGGAAGACTCATGCAGCCTTGCATTATACGTATGGCCGAGGATATTATGAACAATACCGCGCGGAGGACGACTTTGCAAGTTATGGCCTGGATCCAGTGGTGATCGGTGATGAAACGATCGAGCGTACGGACATTATCCGAAGGAGATGGCTGGACAATGACTTCTTTGGAGGGGTATTTTCCGTAAATTATGTCTCCGATGACGGTCGCTGGGACCTTATCCTTGGTGGTGGTGCCAACCGCTATGATGGTGATCACTTTGGCGAGATCATCTGGGCACGGGTCGCTGGGGATACCGATATCCGAGATCGTTATTATGATAATAATGCTGTAAAAGATGATCGTAATATCTATGCAAAGGGCACTTACGAAGTCGCAGACCGGTTATACTTATTTGGTGACCTGCAGTTTAGGCAGATTGATTACCGCTTTGAGGGCGTCAATGACGACCAGCGAGTGGTAGACGGAGCGCAGCATTACAATTTCTTCAATCCAAAATTCGGCATCAGCTATGAAAGTGGAAAAGGTGAAACCTGGTATGCCTCCTATGCAGTGGCCAATCGGGAACCTGTCAGAAGTGATTTTACAGACAATCCGATTACTGAAATCCCACGCCCTGAGCGGCTTCATAACGTAGAAGCAGGAATCCGCGCACAAAAAGGCAACTTTAGCTACAATGCCAATTTCTACTACATGGGCTATAAGGACCAACTGATCCTGACCGGACAGATCAATGATGTCGGTGCTTACATTCGGGAAAATGTGGATAATTCCTACCGCGCAGGGATCGAACTGGATGGAGCCGTGAAGCTATCCCCCAAGTGGACCCTTGGCGGAAACATTGCCTTTAGCAGCAATAAGATCGATGCCTTTACAGAATATGTGGATGACTATTCCAGCGAGGTATTCCAACAGGAGGAATTTACCTATGAAAATACAGATATCGCCTTTTCACCCAATATCGTAGGGTCAGCCATGGTGGATTTTCAGCCGATCAAGGACATGGAGGTTAGCTGGATGGCCAAATTCGTGGATGACCAGTACTTGGACAACACCCAGAATGATGGACGGAAGTTGGATGCCTTCTTTACCAATGACATCCGTTTTGCCTATACACTTCGTCCAAGGTTTTTAAAGGCCCTGGAGTTTAATGTGAAAGTGAACAATGTATTTGATGTCATGTACGAGCCAAATGGATATACCTTTAGCTATTTTGTTCAGGGAGAAGCAAATAGGGAGGTGGTGACCGAAAATTATTATTACCCTATGGCCGGAACCAATTTTATGGCAGGGGTAAATGTAAAATTTTAA
- a CDS encoding alpha/beta fold hydrolase, protein MTATIEYTDQGHGKPVIFVHGFCETKEMWGKFIEAFSGEYRVLCPDLPGFGDSRWYDETISLEQAAEMLQDWIHDLALEKPVVIGHSLGGYAALALAELMGDELGGLGLFHSTAFADDEEKIGVRNRTLTFVKKHGVNVFVDSFVPPLFTQAHRESMKATIQKVVQIARKTTYEGLVSFTKAMRDRKDRMDVLRDFSGKKLMIAGVLDGAVKIDDSRKHQVYVDIYHELPDAGHMGMFEQEATTMQMVRDFLEW, encoded by the coding sequence ATGACCGCTACTATCGAATATACCGACCAAGGACATGGAAAGCCCGTGATTTTTGTCCATGGGTTTTGTGAGACGAAGGAGATGTGGGGAAAATTCATTGAGGCATTTTCCGGTGAATACCGGGTATTATGTCCTGATCTACCCGGTTTTGGTGATTCCCGCTGGTATGATGAAACGATCTCCTTGGAGCAAGCGGCAGAAATGCTGCAAGACTGGATCCATGACCTGGCATTGGAAAAACCAGTGGTTATAGGACATTCCCTTGGCGGCTATGCAGCCTTGGCCTTGGCGGAATTAATGGGCGATGAACTTGGAGGATTGGGGCTTTTTCACTCCACGGCCTTTGCAGATGATGAGGAAAAAATCGGTGTCCGAAACCGCACCCTTACTTTCGTAAAAAAACATGGTGTCAACGTTTTCGTGGACTCCTTTGTCCCTCCACTGTTTACACAAGCGCACCGTGAATCCATGAAAGCTACCATCCAGAAAGTCGTTCAAATCGCCCGCAAAACCACCTATGAAGGATTGGTGTCCTTTACCAAAGCTATGCGGGACAGGAAAGACAGGATGGATGTGCTCCGTGATTTTAGTGGCAAAAAGCTAATGATTGCCGGAGTTCTTGACGGCGCAGTAAAAATAGACGACAGCAGAAAACATCAGGTGTATGTGGATATCTACCATGAACTTCCCGATGCTGGTCATATGGGGATGTTTGAACAAGAGGCGACTACAATGCAAATGGTAAGGGATTTTTTGGAATGGTGA
- the dxs gene encoding 1-deoxy-D-xylulose-5-phosphate synthase, with amino-acid sequence MLIEPGKLLAQINSPADLKQFRKDQLVQICEELRQYIIDSVSVYGGHFGASLGVVELTVALHYVLNTPSDQLIWDVGHQAYGHKILTGRREKFYTNRLYKGISGFPKRKESEYDAFGVGHSSTSISAALGMAMASKYKGDGLKQHVAVIGDGSMTGGMAFEAMNHAGVSDTNMIIVLNDNCMSIDPNVGALRDYLTDITTSQTYNRFKDDLWRILGKFSKFGSSAQEVISKVEGAVKSALLNQSNLFESLNLRYFGPVDGHDVNHLVEVMHDLKKIPGPKILHCLTVKGKGYDLAEKDQTKWHAPGKFDKITGEIAKKVYDTPQPPKYQDVFGHTIVELAEENENIMGVTPAMPSGSSMNIMMKAMPDRAFDVGIAEQHAVTFSAGLATQGMKPFCNIYSTFMQRAYDQVVHDVCLQNLPVVFCLDRAGFAGADGPTHHGAYDLAYFRCIPNLVVAAPMNEEELRNMMYSASVYEGPYSIRYPRGQGVMPDWRKPMREVATGQGRIVKEGEDVAILSIGHIGNYAVEACDKLTKEGLNPAHYDMRFVKPLDEELLHEVFGKFKKVVTIEDGCLMGGFGSAILEWMMDHDYQAQIKRLGIPDEVIEHGTQLELHKECGMDPDGIVAAVKKMAAAVSANY; translated from the coding sequence ATGTTAATAGAACCAGGAAAATTACTTGCCCAGATCAACTCTCCTGCTGACCTCAAGCAGTTTAGAAAAGATCAGCTTGTCCAGATTTGTGAAGAGTTGCGTCAATACATCATTGACAGTGTCTCTGTGTATGGAGGTCACTTTGGGGCAAGTCTTGGCGTCGTGGAATTGACGGTAGCTTTGCACTACGTGCTCAATACCCCTTCAGATCAGCTCATATGGGATGTGGGCCACCAAGCCTATGGCCACAAAATCCTGACTGGAAGAAGGGAAAAATTCTATACCAATAGGCTTTACAAAGGAATTTCAGGTTTTCCAAAGAGAAAGGAAAGCGAATACGATGCTTTCGGAGTGGGCCATTCAAGCACCTCCATCTCTGCAGCCTTGGGAATGGCCATGGCCTCAAAATACAAAGGCGATGGGCTCAAGCAGCATGTAGCAGTCATCGGCGATGGATCCATGACCGGTGGAATGGCTTTTGAAGCCATGAACCATGCCGGCGTCTCGGATACCAATATGATCATTGTTCTCAATGACAATTGCATGTCCATCGACCCCAATGTGGGTGCCCTCCGGGATTACCTGACAGACATCACTACCTCCCAAACTTATAATAGGTTCAAAGATGATCTCTGGCGGATATTGGGCAAGTTCAGCAAATTCGGATCCAGTGCCCAAGAGGTCATATCCAAAGTAGAGGGAGCTGTTAAATCTGCCCTTTTGAACCAAAGTAACTTGTTCGAATCCCTTAACCTGCGCTATTTTGGCCCAGTGGATGGCCATGATGTCAATCACTTGGTAGAAGTGATGCATGACCTCAAGAAAATTCCTGGTCCCAAGATTTTGCATTGCCTCACCGTAAAAGGTAAAGGCTATGACTTGGCTGAAAAAGATCAAACCAAATGGCATGCTCCAGGGAAATTCGATAAAATCACCGGAGAGATTGCCAAGAAAGTATATGATACCCCACAGCCACCCAAATACCAAGATGTCTTTGGACATACCATCGTAGAACTGGCAGAAGAAAACGAAAACATCATGGGTGTCACGCCTGCTATGCCTTCAGGGTCATCCATGAACATCATGATGAAAGCCATGCCAGACAGGGCTTTTGATGTGGGCATCGCCGAGCAACACGCCGTGACTTTCTCGGCAGGTCTCGCGACGCAGGGCATGAAACCTTTCTGCAATATCTACAGCACCTTTATGCAGCGCGCCTATGACCAAGTGGTGCATGATGTCTGCTTGCAGAACTTACCAGTTGTTTTTTGCCTGGACAGGGCAGGTTTTGCCGGTGCTGATGGTCCTACGCATCATGGCGCCTATGATTTGGCCTATTTCAGGTGTATTCCGAACTTGGTCGTTGCAGCTCCTATGAACGAAGAGGAACTCAGAAACATGATGTATTCGGCCTCTGTTTATGAAGGGCCCTATTCGATCCGTTACCCACGTGGCCAAGGGGTCATGCCTGACTGGAGGAAGCCGATGAGAGAGGTGGCTACCGGGCAGGGACGAATCGTCAAAGAAGGTGAAGATGTGGCCATCCTTTCTATAGGCCATATTGGAAATTACGCAGTGGAAGCATGTGATAAACTGACCAAGGAAGGGCTCAATCCTGCTCACTATGACATGAGGTTTGTCAAGCCTTTGGATGAAGAACTGCTTCATGAAGTATTTGGCAAATTCAAGAAAGTGGTTACCATCGAAGACGGCTGTCTGATGGGAGGCTTTGGAAGTGCTATACTGGAATGGATGATGGACCATGATTACCAAGCACAAATCAAGCGACTGGGAATCCCTGATGAGGTAATCGAACATGGCACCCAGCTGGAACTGCACAAGGAATGTGGTATGGATCCAGATGGCATCGTAGCAGCTGTAAAAAAAATGGCGGCAGCCGTTTCTGCGAATTATTGA